One Coffea eugenioides isolate CCC68of chromosome 2, Ceug_1.0, whole genome shotgun sequence genomic window, CAAGTTTCTTGACGTTCCAaacatttccatcaaaaggcatgAACTCAATAAACCGAACATTAATGGGCTTCTCACGCGTCAATTCTACAAAATCACAGATCTCATCATCATTGAACCCACGCATTACGACACAATTGACCTGAGACAATACAGAGAATATGTATCACACGAACTAATACACTTTTGAGTTTTTCTGGGAGAAGTACTGACAATCAACAGGGAGCAATCAAAAGCCCTTAAAACATGGAGCTATGGCCAGCATGGAAAAGGgcagaagaaaaaaaatctgatgagcAACTCAAATTTCGGAAGAAGATCTTACCTTGACAGGATTGTATCCCAAGTCGACTGCAGCATTAATTGACTCCATCACCCTTTCATATCCTTTACGCCGAGtcataaattcaaattttgctgGTACCAATGTATCTAAGCTTATGTTTACCAAATTCAGTCCACATTCTTTCAGTTTTGGCAGTTTCCTTGCTAGTGTAATTCCATTGTGGTCATAGCCAAGGTTTAGTCCCTTCAGGTTGACAGCCGTGAGCAAATATCTTCAATATCCTTTCTGACAGTTGGCTCTCCACCAGTCAAACGAATTTTGTCAACTCCAGAACTGACAAAAAGATTCGCCAAACGAAGAATCTCATTTTGTGATAGAAGATGAGAATTTGGGGTTAATTCTACACCCTCAGCTGGCATACAGTACTGACACCGTAAGTTGCAACGTTCAGTCAAAGAGATCCTCAAATAAGTATGAAGCCTcccaaatgaatcaattagcaTATCCGATACACGATTCTCTTCCGTATGTCATCAGACAGTCTTTCATGCGAAGAAGCATACTTCTCCGCTAAGGATCCATCCATACCACTTCCAAATTCTGCCTTTCAACAACATTTGCAGATTGGAACAGAGATCTTGTTTTTCCACTTGCCTGTTAACAAAACTCAATCTTTAATGCACTAAGTAACAGCATGACAACTATAAAGCAGATCAACCAGTACATTGTGGAACTGCCAAACTTGCTAGTAAAACAATGATCAGGCAAAATGAATTCAGAATTTTCTGTAAGTGCTAAAAATAGCAGTTACTATGCCAAGTCTACAAACCGATAGCACTATAAACATATTTTCACGTCACAAAGAAACAAATCACATGCTCAAAGCTCCTCCTGATTTGCACAGAATGCAATCCAAAATCTCTACTTACGCATATTAGTTAGAATCAATTTCTGGTTTCTCTGATAGTCATCTTGACTTAATTCGCATCATTCAACTCAATAATACCACGATTGATGAACAAGTACAACCAATAAATAGCAGCACGGCCAAAATAGTGGGAATACTTAAATATTTCATGGACATGTCctaaaaatatttcaagcaaTACGGAAAACTTAAATAGTGGGAAGACAATTACAAGAGAAGCATTAGAAACAATGACTTTCCAAGTTATTTCCAGCTACACATATTACAGACTAGATTCTAGAAAATTCAGTTGGAAGCATCTCctcctaaaaatgaaattaaattttgaatccTAATTCTGTGCTTCTAATCccctaattttcttttttttcttccctacTGGCAAAAGGGCTTCCAAAGCCAAAGGCTTTGTAAGGGTGCACCGAGCTCAAAAATTTCCAAAAGCTTGAATTTGAGTCATGATTTTTGAGATGAacaacttgttttttttttatcaagctTATCAATCAACAAAAGACTAATAGTCACTAACTATCCATTAAATCAAGTATTCTGCTGAGACAGCCATATGATATCACAGAATACAACTGCAGACGGATAATATCTTCTAGGAAATTTCCCTCTTCCAAATATAAATAAACAATTACATGCAGGAAAAGACCAACAAACACAAGGTATACCCATTTCAAACCAAAGCAAATCATAGACTGAATCACCACAATAAAAAAAACCCATAAAGAAAGCAACCTACCAAGCTGTATTTCTGGAGGCCCAGAtaccaattttcttttttttcttccctacTGGCAAAAGGGCTTCCAAAGCCAAAGGCTTTGTAAGGGTGCACCGAGCTCAAAAATTTCCAAAAGCTTGAATTTGAGTCATGATTTTTGAGATGAacaacttgttttttttttatcaagctTATCAATCAACAAAAGACTAATAGTCACTAACTATCCATTAAATCAAGTATTCTGTTGTGACAGCCATATGATATCACAGAATACAACTGCAGACGGATAATATCTTCTAGGAAATTTCCCTCTTCCAAATATAAATAAACAATTACATGCAGGAAAAGACCAACAAACACAAGGTATACCCATTTCAAACCAAAGCAAATCATAGACTGAATCACCACAATAAAAAAAACCCATAAAGAAAGCAACCTACCAAGCTGTATTTCTGGAGGCCCAGATACCAATTGAAGCTTCTCGAGGCGCAGAGCCACATCTTGTTACCAAATTAGTATTCCTGGTTAAGCAGGAAGAACAaattaaaaaggaagaaaaaatacGAATCTTGAAAATTAGATTGGATGAAGCAGGTTGGAAAgatattaaaaagaaagaaaagtagaaTCTTGAATAGTAGATTTGGAACCATGCAAACATATACAACATTATCATGCAAAGGACTGTTCGAATCCACTGAGGGCCCA contains:
- the LOC113764069 gene encoding LOW QUALITY PROTEIN: GTP 3',8-cyclase, mitochondrial-like (The sequence of the model RefSeq protein was modified relative to this genomic sequence to represent the inferred CDS: inserted 1 base in 1 codon); translated protein: MLIDSFGRLHTYLRISLTERCNLRCQYCMPAEGVELTPNSHLLSQNEILRLANLFVSSGVDKIRLTGGEPTVRKDIEDICSRLSXLKGLNLGYDHNGITLARKLPKLKECGLNLVNISLDTLVPAKFEFMTRRKGYERVMESINAAVDLGYNPVKVNCVVMRGFNDDEICDFVELTREKPINVRFIEFMPFDGNVWNVKKLVPYSEMLDRVVKQFTGVQRIQDHPTETAKNFRVEGHQGSVSFITSMTEHFCAGCNRLRLLADGNFKVCLFGPSEVSLRDPLRLGVEDNELKEIIGAAVKRKKASHAGMFDIAKTSNRPMIRIGG